One genomic segment of Paraburkholderia hospita includes these proteins:
- a CDS encoding shikimate dehydrogenase family protein, with protein MTQTTATNVAVSLDEGLSGATRVYFIVGDPIAQVRSPKGVTAAMREAGRDALVVPAHVAPDDLAAFFAGVGPMRNVDGVIITVPHKFSAAGFCSSLSDEAAFLGAVNTLRRTADGGWHGGMFDGTGFVAALEDAGCDLQGKRALLIGAGGAGSAIGHALVSAGVAALDVRDNDTARTQSLVTRLAAMQCGAVHVAAADVEAGSFDVVVNASPMGMRAHDPLPIDVSRLPASTFVGDVVTKPPLTPFIEAARARGCKTVTGTQMFARVCDRMVEFLLDAQA; from the coding sequence ATGACCCAAACGACTGCAACGAACGTCGCCGTATCGCTCGACGAGGGACTCAGCGGCGCGACGCGCGTGTATTTCATTGTCGGCGATCCCATTGCGCAGGTGCGTTCGCCCAAAGGCGTGACGGCGGCAATGCGTGAAGCAGGACGCGACGCGCTCGTGGTTCCCGCACATGTCGCGCCGGACGATCTCGCGGCATTCTTCGCTGGCGTCGGGCCGATGCGCAATGTCGACGGCGTGATCATCACCGTGCCGCACAAGTTCAGCGCCGCCGGCTTCTGCTCAAGTCTTTCCGATGAGGCCGCGTTTCTCGGCGCGGTGAACACGCTGCGGCGCACGGCCGATGGCGGCTGGCATGGCGGTATGTTCGACGGCACGGGTTTCGTGGCCGCCCTCGAGGATGCGGGCTGCGATCTGCAAGGCAAACGCGCGTTGCTGATCGGCGCAGGCGGCGCGGGCTCGGCCATCGGCCATGCGCTCGTCAGTGCGGGCGTCGCTGCTCTCGACGTGCGCGACAACGATACGGCGCGCACCCAATCGCTCGTGACCCGGCTCGCCGCGATGCAATGCGGCGCCGTGCACGTGGCGGCGGCCGATGTCGAAGCCGGATCGTTCGACGTCGTCGTCAACGCATCGCCGATGGGCATGCGGGCCCACGATCCGTTGCCCATCGACGTGTCGCGCCTGCCCGCTTCAACGTTCGTCGGCGACGTCGTCACGAAGCCGCCGCTCACGCCGTTCATCGAAGCGGCACGCGCGCGCGGCTGCAAGACCGTGACGGGCACGCAGATGTTCGCGCGCGTGTGCGACCGCATGGTCGAATTTCTGCTCGACGCACAAGCATGA
- a CDS encoding branched-chain amino acid ABC transporter ATP-binding protein/permease has translation MNVKLLTRHPVALLTTCLIIVSIALTASGTPLERATQIAIYTLYGMGVNLLVAYTGLVPFGASVFFGTSTYLVAISLQRVIGNEIVALAASVIVTAVMAASIGAIVLKRRGLYFSLLTLACSQIAFEIAFKWTDVTGGENGLQNVPRPTFATTTGFHVFACVTVIAVAYGLWRLVHAPFGRALQAMRDNEQRAASLGYDTYRLKLYAFVISAAVIGYAGGLLCLMLQGAYANNLSWEHAGDSLLMTVLGGVHQFLGPLWGAIAFILLEDKLSSLTEHWWLMFAPIIIAFAFFSPEGIQGLAQRLLRRPRWTLVRDTIPARPEVIAPYRASRIDMNPDAPILSVRGLSKQFGSLVTADKIDLDVYPYQLHSFIGPNGAGKTTFFNMLTGVLPPSSGTITFDGRDVTRLAMFRRVRLGMSRSFQILSVFRNLTVFENVRVAVQAAQRERLGLWRDAHTLDMQNARAWSLLAAVGLVERAAASCESLSHGEQRLLEIALSLATQARLLLLDEPLAGLAEADRANVARIVRELANHHAVLLIEHDIDRVLTISDRVSVLHRGHLIADGSPANVAAHPEVIEAYMGHSKGQRPVDARLAERAHKRDTPASRRALLQLQNVKAGYAGNTILDGIDLTLHEGEVIAILGRNGVGKTTALRAATGVAQISAGTITFDGHDITSRPMHEINRLGLAMVPEGRRLFPNLTVYENLRLAARKGGASVDEIYALFPRLANRKDVRAEHLSGGERQMVAIARALMAPAKAILLDEPFEGLAPAVVQEVLDAVVKLRERASVVIVEHQADMVLPIADRVYVLVNGRVAYENTADALAQDSATQAKLLGIVHDDARSTLEVKTA, from the coding sequence ATGAATGTCAAACTGTTGACCCGGCACCCCGTCGCGCTGCTGACCACGTGCCTCATCATCGTCTCGATCGCATTGACCGCCAGCGGCACGCCGCTGGAACGCGCGACGCAGATCGCCATCTACACGCTCTACGGAATGGGCGTGAATCTTCTTGTCGCGTATACGGGCCTCGTGCCGTTCGGCGCATCGGTGTTCTTCGGCACGTCGACGTATCTGGTCGCGATCTCGCTGCAACGTGTGATCGGCAACGAAATCGTTGCGCTGGCCGCTAGCGTAATCGTCACGGCGGTGATGGCCGCATCGATCGGTGCGATCGTGCTCAAGCGGCGCGGGCTGTATTTCTCGCTGCTCACGCTCGCCTGCTCGCAGATCGCGTTCGAAATCGCGTTCAAGTGGACCGACGTGACCGGCGGCGAGAACGGCCTGCAAAACGTGCCGCGCCCGACCTTCGCGACGACCACGGGCTTTCATGTGTTCGCGTGCGTCACGGTGATCGCCGTCGCATATGGCCTGTGGCGTCTCGTCCATGCGCCATTCGGGCGCGCGTTGCAGGCGATGCGCGACAACGAGCAGCGTGCCGCGAGCCTCGGCTATGACACGTACCGTCTGAAGCTGTACGCGTTTGTGATCTCCGCCGCCGTGATCGGTTACGCGGGCGGGTTGCTGTGCCTGATGCTGCAAGGCGCGTATGCGAACAACCTCAGTTGGGAGCACGCAGGCGACAGTCTGCTGATGACGGTGCTAGGCGGCGTGCACCAGTTTCTCGGGCCGCTGTGGGGCGCGATTGCGTTCATCCTGCTCGAAGACAAGTTGAGCAGCCTCACCGAACACTGGTGGCTGATGTTCGCGCCGATCATCATTGCGTTCGCGTTCTTCTCGCCCGAAGGCATTCAGGGTCTTGCGCAGCGCCTGCTGCGCCGGCCGCGCTGGACGCTCGTGCGCGACACCATTCCCGCGCGCCCCGAAGTGATCGCGCCATATCGCGCGAGCCGCATCGACATGAATCCGGATGCGCCGATTCTCAGCGTGCGCGGGCTGTCGAAGCAATTCGGCTCGCTCGTGACGGCCGACAAGATCGACCTCGACGTCTATCCGTACCAGCTGCACAGCTTCATCGGGCCGAATGGCGCGGGCAAGACGACCTTCTTCAATATGCTGACGGGCGTGCTGCCGCCATCGTCGGGCACGATCACATTCGACGGCAGGGACGTGACGCGGCTGGCGATGTTCCGCCGCGTGCGGCTCGGCATGAGCCGCTCGTTCCAGATTCTCAGCGTGTTCCGCAACCTCACCGTGTTCGAGAACGTGCGCGTCGCCGTGCAGGCCGCGCAGCGCGAACGGCTCGGCTTGTGGCGCGACGCGCATACGCTCGACATGCAGAACGCGCGCGCCTGGTCGCTGCTCGCAGCCGTCGGTCTCGTCGAGCGCGCGGCGGCATCGTGCGAGAGCCTCTCGCACGGCGAACAGCGCCTGCTCGAAATCGCGTTGTCGCTCGCGACGCAGGCCCGTCTGCTGTTGCTCGACGAACCGCTCGCGGGCCTTGCCGAAGCGGATCGCGCAAACGTCGCGCGTATCGTGCGCGAACTCGCAAACCATCACGCGGTGCTGTTGATCGAACATGACATCGACCGCGTGCTGACCATTTCCGATCGCGTCAGCGTGCTGCATCGCGGCCATCTGATCGCGGACGGCTCACCTGCCAACGTGGCTGCGCATCCTGAAGTGATCGAGGCGTACATGGGTCACTCAAAGGGCCAGCGTCCCGTCGATGCGCGTCTCGCCGAACGCGCACACAAGCGCGACACACCAGCGAGTCGGCGTGCCCTTCTGCAACTGCAAAACGTGAAGGCGGGCTACGCGGGCAACACGATCCTCGACGGCATCGATCTCACGCTGCACGAAGGCGAAGTGATCGCGATTCTCGGACGCAACGGCGTCGGCAAGACGACCGCACTGCGTGCGGCAACGGGCGTCGCGCAGATCAGCGCCGGCACCATCACGTTCGACGGACACGACATCACGTCACGGCCAATGCACGAGATCAACCGGCTCGGTCTCGCGATGGTGCCCGAAGGCCGCCGCCTGTTTCCGAATCTGACCGTCTACGAGAACTTGCGGCTCGCCGCGCGCAAGGGCGGCGCGAGCGTCGACGAGATTTACGCGCTCTTTCCGCGGCTCGCGAACCGCAAGGACGTACGCGCCGAACATCTTTCGGGCGGCGAGCGGCAGATGGTGGCCATCGCGCGTGCGTTGATGGCGCCCGCCAAGGCGATCCTGCTCGACGAACCGTTCGAAGGTCTTGCGCCTGCTGTCGTGCAGGAAGTGCTCGACGCCGTCGTCAAGCTGCGCGAGCGGGCAAGCGTCGTTATCGTTGAACATCAGGCCGATATGGTGTTGCCCATCGCGGACCGCGTGTATGTGCTCGTCAACGGCCGCGTCGCTTATGAAAACACGGCTGACGCGCTCGCTCAGGACAGCGCGACGCAGGCCAAACTGCTCGGCATCGTGCATGACGATGCCCGTTCTACTCTGGAGGTGAAAACAGCATGA
- a CDS encoding branched-chain amino acid ABC transporter permease, whose product MAEMVLSQIANGLVLGFLYVLLAIGLSIICGLLGIVNFAHGALFALGAYFAIALSTQFGWAAVIVAPVLVALAGMLIEVIFIRRLYGKEPLLGLIVTFALSLLLTALIRLVWGAGGLPFSPPAALSGFLVYGPLLITKYRLFVLAATVAILLALWWFMKFTPYGRILRAGSRDPEMVGLLGINLPRVLTGAFGLGALLAGAAGVLAAPLLTVTPSMATAAVMPAFVIVTIGGLGSFAGAVVAGLLVGVVTALAVQFFPEGSSVAMYVLMALVLLVRPRGLFGERWERFE is encoded by the coding sequence ATGGCAGAAATGGTGTTGTCCCAGATCGCCAACGGGTTGGTGCTGGGCTTTCTCTACGTGTTGCTCGCGATCGGTCTGTCGATCATCTGCGGGCTGCTTGGCATCGTCAACTTCGCGCACGGCGCGCTGTTCGCGCTTGGCGCGTACTTCGCGATCGCGCTGTCGACGCAGTTCGGCTGGGCTGCCGTGATCGTCGCGCCAGTCCTCGTCGCGCTCGCAGGCATGCTGATCGAAGTGATTTTCATCCGGCGGCTTTACGGCAAGGAGCCCTTGCTCGGCCTGATCGTGACGTTCGCCCTGTCGCTGCTGCTGACGGCGCTGATCCGCCTGGTGTGGGGCGCGGGCGGCCTGCCGTTCAGTCCGCCTGCGGCGCTCAGCGGCTTTCTCGTCTACGGGCCGCTGCTCATCACGAAGTATCGTCTGTTCGTGCTTGCCGCGACGGTCGCGATTCTGCTCGCGCTGTGGTGGTTCATGAAGTTCACGCCCTATGGGCGCATCTTGCGCGCGGGCAGCCGCGACCCCGAGATGGTTGGCCTGCTCGGCATCAATCTGCCGCGCGTGCTGACGGGCGCGTTTGGTCTCGGCGCATTGCTCGCGGGTGCAGCGGGCGTGCTCGCCGCTCCGCTTCTGACCGTCACGCCCAGCATGGCGACGGCAGCCGTGATGCCCGCCTTCGTGATCGTCACGATCGGCGGTCTGGGCTCGTTTGCGGGCGCCGTCGTCGCGGGCCTGCTGGTCGGCGTGGTGACGGCTCTCGCCGTGCAGTTCTTTCCGGAGGGGTCGTCGGTGGCGATGTATGTCCTGATGGCACTCGTTCTGCTCGTGCGTCCGCGCGGGCTATTCGGCGAACGCTGGGAGCGCTTCGAATGA